A stretch of Halogeometricum sp. S1BR25-6 DNA encodes these proteins:
- a CDS encoding AAA family ATPase — protein sequence MPRSMPSPTPRELLLDALGGYVKKHSGVDSNPLDVDLEDPLPNQARFYLFETSYSDDDHGWAINVRLDNTDENGYEITDRESGSDWNPDGEYQVILGGYNENYDMFTFWDDAVYSHYDTGDDNDPHKSYVSDETLTRASDNGMSIQPRSLRARGERGGETVITVTPDRIDEALQMRDRIEWIRTQLNEELEDDWAENQYRAQRLEHLVYEFLANTDRRKSAQDRREQAFSRVHELQDISEEAIKNSLRADVYGEHESGTLPESLNSLLPQIERRYFESYNLWKEPVVFEDVDGTPDDIDLYFPPDEERSQTVIEQIDIALRSGNHVILTGPPGSGKSDLAEQVAEYYAHNYQMATATDDWTTFDTIGGYRPQSDGDLEFHPGLFLQRFMDESRLGTRGIEAKNEWLVIDELNRANIDKAFGSLFSALTGNNVTLPFDDTTQEPTKPIKLNGNPNAITEPRVNSHTYYIPEDWRLIATINSVDKSSLYRMSRAFMRRFAFIPIPTPTAKDLNKNGKGLLEEYLNVWEVECPDSSNVDNIDDETEVQERLKTDLSNFWYAVQQYQKVGPGVIKDVLEQTLTGIEQTGELHYEYAVVAKLLPQLDGLPPSRMEDVLTMMDTRGSDWFDPDIAEEFTREYLDIKIESDGE from the coding sequence ATGCCTCGCAGCATGCCTTCTCCGACTCCTCGTGAACTTCTTTTGGATGCCTTAGGCGGGTACGTCAAGAAACACTCTGGTGTTGATTCTAATCCACTCGATGTTGATCTAGAGGACCCGCTTCCGAATCAAGCACGATTCTATCTGTTTGAGACGAGCTATAGTGACGATGATCACGGATGGGCGATAAACGTCCGCCTAGATAATACAGACGAAAACGGCTACGAAATCACCGATCGTGAAAGCGGCAGCGATTGGAACCCAGACGGAGAGTATCAGGTGATTCTCGGAGGATATAACGAAAACTATGATATGTTCACTTTCTGGGACGACGCAGTCTATTCGCACTACGACACAGGAGATGACAACGATCCACACAAGTCCTATGTATCTGACGAGACCCTCACAAGAGCGAGTGACAACGGGATGTCGATTCAGCCACGGAGTCTAAGAGCACGCGGTGAACGGGGTGGTGAGACTGTAATCACAGTGACTCCGGATCGCATTGATGAAGCTCTTCAGATGCGTGACCGTATCGAGTGGATCCGAACACAGCTGAATGAGGAACTTGAGGATGATTGGGCCGAAAATCAATATCGAGCCCAACGTCTGGAGCATCTCGTGTATGAGTTTCTCGCAAATACTGACCGACGTAAATCCGCGCAAGATCGGCGGGAACAAGCCTTCTCACGAGTTCATGAATTGCAGGACATAAGTGAGGAGGCAATCAAGAACTCACTTCGGGCCGACGTATACGGTGAGCACGAGTCCGGTACGCTACCGGAGTCGCTGAATTCTCTGTTGCCTCAAATCGAACGACGCTACTTCGAGAGCTACAATCTATGGAAGGAGCCGGTCGTCTTCGAAGACGTCGACGGCACCCCGGACGATATTGATCTGTATTTTCCACCTGACGAAGAACGGAGTCAAACCGTCATCGAACAGATCGATATTGCGCTTCGAAGCGGGAACCACGTCATTCTGACCGGTCCCCCTGGTTCGGGGAAAAGCGACCTTGCCGAGCAAGTGGCTGAATACTACGCCCACAACTACCAGATGGCGACGGCGACGGACGACTGGACAACCTTCGACACGATCGGTGGGTATCGACCACAGAGTGACGGCGACCTCGAGTTCCACCCTGGCCTGTTCCTCCAGCGATTCATGGACGAGAGTCGCCTAGGGACCCGCGGTATCGAGGCGAAAAACGAGTGGCTGGTGATCGACGAGCTAAATCGAGCGAACATCGACAAGGCCTTCGGCTCGCTGTTCTCCGCATTGACGGGCAACAACGTCACGCTACCATTCGACGATACAACCCAAGAACCGACAAAACCGATCAAGTTGAACGGGAACCCCAACGCGATCACAGAGCCGCGAGTGAACTCCCATACCTACTACATCCCCGAAGACTGGCGGTTGATCGCGACGATCAACTCCGTCGATAAATCGTCGCTGTACCGTATGAGCCGAGCGTTCATGCGACGCTTTGCGTTCATCCCGATTCCCACCCCGACTGCCAAAGACCTAAACAAGAACGGGAAAGGTCTCCTAGAAGAGTATCTGAACGTCTGGGAGGTAGAATGTCCCGACTCTTCGAACGTTGATAACATTGATGACGAGACTGAGGTGCAAGAGCGCCTGAAGACCGACCTGAGCAACTTCTGGTATGCAGTGCAACAATATCAGAAGGTCGGACCTGGAGTGATCAAAGATGTCCTCGAGCAAACGCTCACCGGTATCGAACAGACGGGTGAATTGCACTACGAGTACGCAGTCGTGGCAAAGTTGCTACCACAGCTTGACGGCCTTCCGCCGAGCCGAATGGAGGATGTATTGACGATGATGGATACCCGTGGTAGCGACTGGTTCGATCCCGATATTGCCGAGGAGTTCACCAGAGAGTACCTCGACATCAAGATAGAATCAGATGGTGAGTAA
- a CDS encoding DUF499 domain-containing protein: MASKSGTLPQVVGDVLKPSSELFEGDELIKGQIRLYDVESDDKAALEADARRFFDRTLLTEGLGDSLKLLRDARIGEGASNIHEFYGPYGTGKSHQMVAMYHAFNAPEVVAEWADGRIENLEEGLPDEATPIVVSLQMDSDTYEYLWEPFFDELDYELDEDEFEEGGYPGIKTIERAVDDRTVAFFADELEDWFTSLTGKREAANRGFLQALLEATSRTNLFVFVSTLRQDSAVHKILNRQDRVEVNMSNQVDIRDVLRHRLIEPGSIDEGAVRELVDDYISTYAETDHVDLPTGLREEMEHTYPFHPELVSTLKTRYYADVESGATRGMLFLFAKVLVDAYEDTDLITHGDVDAVKYNDELTRINTEHQRPNKAYDDIVDRLDNTNITHGRRIMSTVLLYSLTPGLAEGATRSDIVMGTYRTGERVNDIMVNLERLQGNVYHLWEQDDDHYVIREAENPRSLIKNAARNVNDERAMVELGSAISNLFGPQAYAVGFAEDDFGAVSDNESVKVVISNTEWTHDAVKRVIKNDGAGRQWRNTLVFVQPKDGRTIAPGAEVTGPLAKIRQVLGAEQIIDDDSRDPEIREKVREEQTKDRESLTKLLRQNYGEVLDVDDVLNNFEGRANMELDSFVVEGPVYDAKNIAKWAAADTWDLQTPIWDVARTLFERKDMITIEDLYEAFLRDPSLPIPQSEQDVLSAAREGLEDQPVLAHRESEGFLASVADATADTTLVLAENVEEWTGDDVIESLRSQLVKEGSVDVSSFEHDLFKRKDVRLIGDDPHDVMMTAVARLAREDRYVLVRGTDIVDKPRSGVEIRDISDAETVNSSDVVAAIKEEIGSQGAAAISDVLRTIRQDPTQHLPANHTTDTFKTAIQQLTNDDYTLRVDGEYTDTLGARDVLAVTVVPTLSAGEADRLREYLENREERETFTVEEAQQAAVPGAVKAAVRTFLLRHLGDEEPLRLVIASNGSDDADDYFPGAGFRVPADTGWTFSGSFTSPADLRSHFADAVEEHDGGTLSRGTLSLTTRDGGVLSETLDPIVKSTQQYIELTLDAGQSHVDLEQLFERLPDSITEIEIRVEFE; the protein is encoded by the coding sequence ATGGCGAGTAAATCAGGAACTCTCCCGCAGGTAGTTGGAGACGTCCTCAAGCCGAGTAGCGAGCTCTTCGAGGGTGACGAGCTGATCAAGGGACAGATCAGGCTCTACGACGTTGAGTCGGATGATAAGGCAGCGCTGGAGGCTGACGCACGGCGATTCTTCGACCGGACGCTGCTGACGGAGGGGTTGGGGGATTCGCTGAAGCTCCTCCGGGACGCCCGAATCGGCGAGGGTGCCTCGAACATACACGAGTTTTACGGGCCCTACGGAACCGGGAAATCCCACCAGATGGTGGCGATGTACCACGCGTTTAACGCGCCGGAGGTCGTCGCCGAGTGGGCTGACGGTCGCATCGAGAACCTCGAGGAGGGACTTCCGGACGAGGCGACCCCGATCGTCGTTTCACTCCAGATGGACAGCGATACGTACGAGTACCTCTGGGAGCCGTTCTTCGACGAGCTCGACTACGAGCTCGACGAGGACGAGTTCGAGGAGGGTGGCTACCCGGGCATCAAGACTATCGAGCGGGCCGTCGACGACCGGACTGTCGCGTTCTTCGCCGACGAGCTGGAGGATTGGTTCACCTCGCTGACGGGCAAGCGCGAAGCAGCCAATCGTGGGTTCTTGCAGGCACTGCTGGAAGCGACGTCCCGGACGAACCTGTTCGTCTTCGTCTCGACGCTGCGCCAGGACTCGGCGGTACATAAGATCCTCAATCGACAGGATCGAGTCGAGGTCAACATGTCCAACCAGGTTGACATCCGGGACGTACTCCGTCACCGGCTCATCGAGCCCGGCAGCATCGACGAGGGGGCGGTACGCGAGCTCGTTGACGACTACATCAGTACGTACGCAGAGACGGACCACGTCGATCTGCCCACGGGCCTGCGCGAGGAGATGGAACACACGTATCCGTTCCATCCCGAACTCGTCTCAACGCTGAAGACGCGCTACTACGCCGACGTCGAATCCGGAGCGACGCGGGGAATGCTGTTCCTGTTTGCAAAAGTACTCGTCGACGCCTACGAGGATACCGACCTCATCACTCACGGTGACGTCGACGCCGTCAAGTACAACGACGAACTGACCCGCATCAACACGGAGCACCAGCGTCCGAACAAAGCCTACGATGACATCGTCGATCGACTCGACAACACGAACATCACGCACGGGCGCCGGATCATGAGCACGGTCCTGCTTTACTCGCTCACACCCGGTCTCGCAGAGGGGGCCACCCGCTCGGACATCGTCATGGGGACGTATCGAACGGGCGAGCGCGTGAACGACATTATGGTCAACTTGGAGCGACTACAGGGGAACGTCTACCACCTCTGGGAGCAGGACGACGACCACTACGTCATCCGCGAGGCTGAGAACCCGCGCTCGCTCATCAAGAACGCCGCCCGCAACGTGAACGACGAGCGGGCGATGGTGGAGCTGGGCAGCGCCATCAGCAACCTGTTCGGACCGCAAGCGTACGCGGTTGGCTTCGCGGAGGATGATTTCGGAGCAGTCTCAGACAACGAATCAGTCAAAGTCGTCATCTCAAACACGGAATGGACCCACGATGCGGTCAAGCGTGTCATCAAGAACGACGGCGCCGGCCGACAATGGCGAAACACGCTCGTGTTCGTCCAGCCGAAGGACGGACGCACGATCGCCCCTGGGGCTGAGGTGACGGGGCCGTTGGCGAAAATCCGACAGGTACTCGGTGCCGAGCAGATCATCGACGACGACTCCCGCGACCCGGAGATCCGCGAGAAGGTCCGCGAGGAACAGACGAAGGACCGCGAGAGCCTCACGAAGCTTCTACGCCAGAACTACGGAGAGGTGCTCGACGTCGACGACGTACTCAACAACTTCGAGGGCCGGGCCAACATGGAGCTAGATTCGTTCGTCGTTGAGGGGCCCGTCTACGACGCGAAGAATATTGCCAAGTGGGCGGCGGCCGATACGTGGGACCTCCAGACCCCCATCTGGGACGTCGCGAGGACTCTGTTCGAGCGTAAGGACATGATCACGATCGAGGACCTCTATGAGGCCTTCCTCCGTGACCCGTCGCTGCCGATTCCCCAAAGTGAGCAGGACGTACTCTCGGCGGCCCGTGAGGGCCTCGAGGACCAGCCCGTACTAGCCCACCGCGAGAGTGAAGGGTTCCTCGCCAGCGTGGCTGATGCGACCGCGGACACGACGCTCGTCCTCGCTGAGAACGTCGAAGAATGGACCGGGGACGACGTGATCGAGAGCCTCCGGTCGCAACTGGTCAAGGAGGGCAGCGTCGATGTCAGCAGCTTCGAGCACGACCTGTTCAAGCGGAAGGACGTCCGTCTCATCGGTGACGACCCCCATGACGTGATGATGACGGCGGTCGCCCGTCTCGCCCGCGAGGACCGCTACGTGCTAGTGAGGGGGACCGATATCGTAGACAAGCCCCGGTCGGGCGTGGAGATTCGCGATATCTCCGACGCCGAAACCGTCAACAGCAGCGACGTCGTCGCGGCGATCAAGGAAGAGATCGGCAGTCAGGGGGCCGCTGCGATCAGCGACGTGCTCCGGACCATCCGTCAGGATCCCACCCAGCACCTGCCGGCCAATCACACGACAGACACGTTCAAGACCGCCATCCAGCAGCTGACCAACGACGACTACACGCTCCGCGTTGACGGGGAATACACCGACACGCTCGGCGCTCGCGACGTGCTGGCAGTAACGGTCGTACCGACGCTCTCGGCAGGCGAAGCTGACCGCCTCCGCGAGTATCTCGAAAACCGCGAGGAGAGGGAAACGTTCACCGTCGAGGAGGCACAGCAGGCAGCGGTTCCTGGGGCGGTGAAGGCCGCAGTGCGGACGTTCTTACTGCGGCATCTCGGCGACGAGGAACCCCTGCGGTTGGTCATCGCATCAAACGGCTCCGACGATGCCGATGACTACTTCCCCGGTGCCGGATTCCGGGTGCCTGCTGATACCGGGTGGACGTTCAGCGGCTCGTTCACAAGTCCCGCCGATCTCCGCAGTCACTTCGCCGACGCGGTTGAGGAGCACGACGGCGGCACCCTCTCCCGCGGCACGCTCAGTCTCACGACCCGCGACGGAGGCGTGCTGTCTGAGACCCTCGATCCCATCGTCAAGAGCACACAGCAGTACATCGAGCTGACACTCGATGCCGGTCAGTCCCACGTGGATCTGGAGCAGCTGTTCGAGCGCCTACCGGACTCGATCACCGAGATCGAGATCAGGGTCGAGTTCGAATAG